The following nucleotide sequence is from Melioribacteraceae bacterium.
AACTTGAGAAACCTTTACTTATTAAAATGAACGGTCAGGAAAATAAAGGTATAATCCTTAAACCGGAGAGTTAAATTGGCCGAAGAAAATAAAGATAGTAAAATAATTCTCGATCAATGTCCTCACTGCGGACACAAACTAAGTCCGTGGCAGCAAGTACTTCTTAGCGTTGATAGGGCTTTGATGTGCAAGAATTGCTGGTATAGAATAATATTGGATGATATTAAAAAATCACCACAAAAAACTGATTCCCCAAAAGAAGATAAAAAAGAGGAATAGCCTGATGGAATCTTACAATTCATTCAAGGTGGCTCAGCAGCAAGTTCTCGAGTCAGCTAAATTATTAAATTTAGATCAAGCTACTGTTGAGTTATTAATTTATCCTCAAAGAGAATTTAAGTTCACATTCCCAGTTAAAATGGATAACGGTAAGGTCAAAATTTTTCATGGTTGGAGAATACAATATAATACGGCACGCGGACCGGCAAAAGGCGGTATTAGATTTCATCCCGATGAAACAGTCGATACTATAAGAGCATTAGCATGTTGGATGACCTGGAAAACAGCTGTAGTCGATTTACCGCTCGGCGGCGGTAAAGGCGGTGTTTGCTGTGATCCTAAATCTTTATCCGATAGAGAACTTGAAGCAATTTCTCGCGGTTATATACGAGCTATTGCTCCGGTCATTGGAATTGAACGAGACATACCTGCCCCTGATGTTTATACAAATCCACAGACAATGACTTGGATGATGGACGAATACGAAACTATTATCAATAAGCATCAGCCGGGAATATTAACCGACAAACCTCAGCAAGTCGGCGGAACTGAAGGCAGACGTGACGCAACTGCACGTGGAGGTGTTATTAATGTTAGAGAAGCTTGTAAAGTTTATGGGTTCGACCCGACCAAGACTTATGCAATACAAGGGTTCGGTAATGCAGGCCAACGTGCTGCACTGCTTCATCAAGAACTTCTCGGCGGAGGGAAGCTTATTGCAGTAAGTGATTCACGTGCGGCAATTTATAATCAGGAAGGAATGGACCCGAAAGAATTGGTTACACACAAATTAAAAACCGGTTCTGTAAATAATTTTCCGGGAGCAAAATCAATTCCACATGATGAACTACTAACTCTTGATGTGGAAATCTTATATCCGGCCGCTTTAGAGAATGCAATAACTTCGGAAAATGCCCATAATATTAAAGCAAAAATAATAAGTGAATTAGCAAACGGTCCGACTACACCTGAAGCAGATTTGATCTTAAACAAAAACGGCATTCATGTAATACCCGATATTTTAGCGAGCGCCGGTGGTGTGACTGTTTCATATTTTGAAATGGTTCAGGATAAGTATTCATATTTCTGGGAGGAAGAACAAGTTCAGCAAAGATTGGATAAGAAAATTTCAAAAGCTTATCACACTGTACAAGAAGCGATTAAGGATAAAAAAGTTCATCCACGTTTGGCGGCAATGGTTGTCGGAGTTGCTCGTGTTGCTGAAGCTTGTAAATTACGTGGTTGGGTTTAAGAAAAATAAGGGGATCAATTAATAATTAATCCCCTTAATGATATTATTCAGTTAATTCAGTAGTAATCGTACCGCCACCCATCATTGCAGGAAGTTTGCTTTCTGATTTTATAATTTTTCTGTCATCTTTACTAATCCATAACATAGATTCACCGTCTCCATCTTCGGCAGGTTTAACTTCAACCTTATAAGCATCATAATCCTTACCGGAAACATTCACTGTTTCTGAAGCGACAACTTTAATGTTCATCTGCTTTGATTTTGCACCCATCATATCAAATTGATCAATTTGAACTGCGTAATTCTCTGCTAAAGGAAGTGAGGCAATTGCTATTTCCATACCGACGCCATCTGATAGTACAGGCGAATCCAGAGAAAGATTAATCGGCATGTTTTGTGGACCGGCTACAATCGAACCCTCAACTTTATCTGAAGAGAAATTCATTTTCACAGTCGCCATTGCTTGCTTTGCCGAACGCTTGATTGGAAGCAATGTTTTCTCATTAACGTAAAGTGTATCAGCTCCAGACATCATACCGGTGACATTTTCGATTACTTGTATTGCATTTATTCCGTCAACATTAGTTTTTGAAAATTCACGTGACATATTCATTTTAATTTCTTGACCACGGGCATTAACAGTTATTTCATACTTTCCACCATTAAGATCAATTGATGAACCATCAAATTCAGAAACTCTCTCAATTACATTTGGTTGAGCCTCCGGTAGAGTAACCGTATTTATATCAACCATCAAAGAATTATATCTGTCTTTAATTTCATCACGTAAATCTTCTTGATATCTACCGCCTAAGTGATCAGCAAAGAATTTTTCCATTGCATAAAACATCGCTAGTCTGTTTTCTAATCCGGCAAAACCATGACCTTCATCTTCAGCTATCATATATTCTACATCTCTTCCAAGATCTCGCAATGCAACAATAATCTGATCAGATTCGGCTTGTTTAACACGCGGATCGTTTGCTCCTTGAACAACGAATAACGGTTTTGTAATATTTTCAGCATAGTTTAATGGTGATTGTTCCTCAAGCATTTTTCTTTCTTCAGAATCATTTATATCTCCTACTCTTACATCAAATATTTTTTTCATCGGTGCCCAGTAAGGCGGAATTGAATTTAACAACGTAATAATATTCGAAGGACCGACAATATCAAATCCAGCTGCATAAATTTCAGGTGTAAATGCTAAACCGGCTAATGTAGCATAACCACCATATGAACCGCCTGCTATTGCAACTTTATTAGGATCTGAAATACCTTCTTTTATCAGATAATTAACAGCATCTGTAATATCATGCTGCATTGCACCTCTTCCCCATTCTTTATTTCCGGCATTTAGAAAATGTTTCCCATAACCGGTTGATCCTCTAAAATTCGGTTGCAGAACCGCATAACCTCTGTTTGCAAGAAATTGTGCTATCGGATCATATCCCCAGTAATCACGTGACCACGGTCCGCCGTGTATGAGAAGTATGGTAGGAAGATTTTCTGAAGGAATACCTTTTGGTAATGTTAGATATCCCGGTATTGATAAACCATCACGCGCTTCATATCGTATAGGTTTCATTTCTGCTAAATGTTCAGATGGAAGTTTGGGATTTGATTGATATAAAAATTCCGCAGTACCTTTCGTTCTATCAAAGATATAAACAGAACCGGGATCAACATCTCTAGAAACGCCTACAACCCAAATATTTTCATCGTTTGTCATTGAGCGTAACGAAACTTCACCTTCGGGGAGAAGCGATTTTAATTTTTCGTAATCCGCTTCAAATTCTTTGTTCTTGAAATAAAGTCTTTGTTTATCACCTACATATGCAGTAAAAATTAATTCATTTGTTATGTCGGAAAAATATGCGCCGCTAAAATCTACTTCATCCAAAGGATCTTTTTCGATGAATTCTATTTTATCGTTATCAAGATGGTAGAGCATAAGTTGTGTCTTATCTAATTCATCACCTTTGTTGGTAATTAAATAAAACGAATTGCCATCAGGTGTAAATCTGATTGGTGATGCTGTTTCTTCATTATTAACAGAATAAATCGGAAGCAATTGATCACCGTCAATTTTTAATAATTCACTTCCGCCATCTGGTAATATTCTAATCCCGAGTTTTAAATTTCCGTCCAAATCAACCGACCAGCTAACTACGTTTTGGTCGTTCTGCCATAAAAGTTCTTTACTTCCGTCTGTTAAATTCAATTTGTAAACATCATGCACTTGCGGATTTCTGTCATTCAAACCTATGATGATATGATTTGGAGAACTGTTGGGAACGGAATAAATCATTGCTCGTACATCGTCGAAAGGTGTTAAATCTCTCGCTTCGGGAACAGGGTCACCTGATGCGGATGGATCAACGGCATAAACTCTAAAATTCTCGTCACCACCTTTATCTTGAACAAACAAAACATATTTACTATCGACAGACCAAAAGTAACTTCTTATTGGTCTTTTAGTATCGGCTGTTAGAGGGCGAGCATCTTCGAAAGGTTCATCAATACCTTTTACCCAAAT
It contains:
- a CDS encoding Glu/Leu/Phe/Val dehydrogenase, whose amino-acid sequence is MESYNSFKVAQQQVLESAKLLNLDQATVELLIYPQREFKFTFPVKMDNGKVKIFHGWRIQYNTARGPAKGGIRFHPDETVDTIRALACWMTWKTAVVDLPLGGGKGGVCCDPKSLSDRELEAISRGYIRAIAPVIGIERDIPAPDVYTNPQTMTWMMDEYETIINKHQPGILTDKPQQVGGTEGRRDATARGGVINVREACKVYGFDPTKTYAIQGFGNAGQRAALLHQELLGGGKLIAVSDSRAAIYNQEGMDPKELVTHKLKTGSVNNFPGAKSIPHDELLTLDVEILYPAALENAITSENAHNIKAKIISELANGPTTPEADLILNKNGIHVIPDILASAGGVTVSYFEMVQDKYSYFWEEEQVQQRLDKKISKAYHTVQEAIKDKKVHPRLAAMVVGVARVAEACKLRGWV
- a CDS encoding alpha/beta fold hydrolase, encoding MKKLCLILLFLTIYGIQMFAQLPPLIDREIFFGDPELSGAQISPDGNYITFIKPFNNVRNIWVKGIDEPFEDARPLTADTKRPIRSYFWSVDSKYVLFVQDKGGDENFRVYAVDPSASGDPVPEARDLTPFDDVRAMIYSVPNSSPNHIIIGLNDRNPQVHDVYKLNLTDGSKELLWQNDQNVVSWSVDLDGNLKLGIRILPDGGSELLKIDGDQLLPIYSVNNEETASPIRFTPDGNSFYLITNKGDELDKTQLMLYHLDNDKIEFIEKDPLDEVDFSGAYFSDITNELIFTAYVGDKQRLYFKNKEFEADYEKLKSLLPEGEVSLRSMTNDENIWVVGVSRDVDPGSVYIFDRTKGTAEFLYQSNPKLPSEHLAEMKPIRYEARDGLSIPGYLTLPKGIPSENLPTILLIHGGPWSRDYWGYDPIAQFLANRGYAVLQPNFRGSTGYGKHFLNAGNKEWGRGAMQHDITDAVNYLIKEGISDPNKVAIAGGSYGGYATLAGLAFTPEIYAAGFDIVGPSNIITLLNSIPPYWAPMKKIFDVRVGDINDSEERKMLEEQSPLNYAENITKPLFVVQGANDPRVKQAESDQIIVALRDLGRDVEYMIAEDEGHGFAGLENRLAMFYAMEKFFADHLGGRYQEDLRDEIKDRYNSLMVDINTVTLPEAQPNVIERVSEFDGSSIDLNGGKYEITVNARGQEIKMNMSREFSKTNVDGINAIQVIENVTGMMSGADTLYVNEKTLLPIKRSAKQAMATVKMNFSSDKVEGSIVAGPQNMPINLSLDSPVLSDGVGMEIAIASLPLAENYAVQIDQFDMMGAKSKQMNIKVVASETVNVSGKDYDAYKVEVKPAEDGDGESMLWISKDDRKIIKSESKLPAMMGGGTITTELTE